From Afipia carboxidovorans OM5, one genomic window encodes:
- the secA gene encoding preprotein translocase subunit SecA yields MIGALARKIFGSANDRRVKGYQARVDAINAMEPEIAALSDEALKARTAEFKQQLASGKTLDDILVPAFATVREAAKRTLGQRHFDVQLIGGMVLHEGDIAEMKTGEGKTLVATLAVYLNALTGRGVHVVTVNDYLAKRDAEWMSQVYSFLGLTTGIIIHGLDDPERQAAYACDITYGTNNEFGFDYLRDNMKYRLEDMVQRDHVFAIVDEVDSILIDEARTPLIISGPLDDRSEFYNTIDTFIPKLEPADYEIDEKQRTVTLTEGGMEKLEQMLREAGLLKGESLYDIENVSVVHHVNQALRAHRLFTRDKDYIVRDGEVVIIDEFTGRMMPGRRYSEGLHQALEAKEHQPVQPENQTLASITFQNYFRMYEKLGGMTGTAATEADEFFDIYKLEVLEIPTNLPIARLDEDDEVYRSSREKYAAILAEIERANGRMQPVLVGTASIEKSEVLADFLKEHGYKQIDFANPKSMAKLYDAARAGKPSKLFAVLNARFHEQEAYIVAEAGVPGAITIATNMAGRGTDIKLGGSLEMRAAAATAGIEDEAEKQKIVEGIKADIEKFKEMVLAAEETVELEPGKPGGKTIKKPGGLYIIGSERHESRRIDNQLRGRAGRQGDPGRTKFYLSLDDDLMRIFGSDRLEGMLQRLGLKEGEAIIHPWINKALEKAQQKVEARNFDIRKNLLKYDDVQNDQRKVIFEQRIDLMRDQNVSETVTDMRHTLIEGLVAKHIPEHAYPEQWDVSGLREELQRVIGLDLPVEDWAKEEGIADEEMLSRLQQRVDEHMAAKSAQWGPEVMRYVEKTILLQTLDHLWREHLIMLDHLRQVIGLRGYGQRDPLQEYKSEAFELFESLISHMREAVTAQLMRVEIVPPDEQPPMPAMEAHKLDPNTGEDQVAQAQSGLAPVAPAKRDPANPATWGKVGRNEDCPCGSGRKFKHCHGRYA; encoded by the coding sequence ATGATCGGTGCGCTCGCCCGCAAAATATTCGGTTCCGCCAACGACCGGCGGGTCAAGGGATATCAGGCGCGGGTCGATGCAATCAATGCGATGGAGCCCGAGATTGCCGCCCTCTCCGACGAGGCGCTGAAGGCGCGCACTGCCGAGTTCAAGCAGCAACTCGCGAGCGGCAAGACCCTCGACGACATTCTGGTCCCGGCCTTCGCCACCGTGCGCGAGGCTGCCAAGCGCACCCTCGGCCAGCGCCATTTCGACGTTCAGTTGATCGGCGGCATGGTGCTGCACGAGGGCGACATCGCCGAGATGAAGACCGGCGAAGGCAAGACGCTCGTTGCGACGCTCGCCGTCTACCTCAACGCATTGACCGGCCGTGGTGTCCACGTCGTCACCGTCAACGATTACCTCGCCAAGCGCGACGCCGAGTGGATGTCCCAGGTCTATAGCTTCCTCGGCCTCACCACCGGTATCATCATCCACGGCCTCGATGATCCCGAGCGTCAGGCGGCTTATGCCTGCGACATCACCTACGGCACCAACAACGAATTTGGTTTCGACTATCTGCGCGACAACATGAAGTATCGTCTGGAGGACATGGTCCAGCGCGATCATGTCTTCGCGATCGTCGACGAAGTCGACTCGATTCTGATCGACGAAGCCCGCACGCCGCTTATCATTTCCGGCCCGCTCGATGACCGTTCGGAATTCTACAACACCATCGACACCTTCATTCCGAAGCTCGAGCCCGCCGATTACGAGATCGACGAGAAACAGCGCACGGTCACCCTCACTGAGGGCGGCATGGAAAAGCTCGAGCAGATGCTGCGCGAGGCCGGGCTGCTGAAGGGCGAGTCGCTCTACGACATCGAGAACGTCTCGGTCGTGCACCACGTCAATCAGGCGCTGCGTGCGCACCGGCTGTTCACGCGCGACAAGGATTACATCGTGCGTGACGGCGAGGTCGTCATCATCGACGAGTTCACCGGCCGCATGATGCCGGGCCGCCGCTATTCCGAAGGCTTGCATCAGGCGCTGGAGGCGAAGGAGCACCAGCCGGTGCAGCCTGAGAACCAGACGCTCGCCTCGATCACCTTCCAGAACTACTTCCGCATGTACGAGAAGCTCGGCGGCATGACCGGCACCGCGGCGACCGAGGCGGACGAGTTCTTCGACATCTACAAGCTTGAAGTGCTCGAGATCCCGACCAACCTGCCGATCGCGCGTCTCGACGAGGACGACGAAGTTTATCGCTCCTCCCGCGAGAAGTATGCGGCGATCCTGGCCGAGATCGAGCGCGCCAACGGGCGCATGCAGCCGGTGCTGGTCGGCACGGCGTCCATCGAGAAGTCCGAAGTGCTCGCCGATTTTCTGAAAGAGCACGGCTACAAGCAGATCGACTTCGCCAACCCGAAATCGATGGCAAAGCTTTACGACGCGGCGCGGGCCGGTAAGCCGTCGAAGCTGTTCGCCGTGCTGAACGCGCGTTTCCACGAGCAGGAAGCCTATATCGTCGCCGAAGCCGGCGTGCCGGGCGCGATCACGATCGCGACCAACATGGCGGGCCGCGGCACCGACATCAAGCTCGGTGGCTCGCTCGAGATGCGTGCGGCGGCCGCGACTGCCGGCATCGAGGACGAGGCCGAGAAGCAGAAGATCGTTGAAGGCATCAAGGCCGACATCGAGAAGTTCAAGGAGATGGTGCTCGCCGCCGAGGAGACGGTCGAGCTTGAGCCCGGCAAGCCTGGCGGCAAGACGATCAAGAAGCCGGGCGGTCTCTACATCATCGGTTCGGAGCGCCACGAGTCCCGCCGCATCGACAATCAGTTGCGTGGTCGCGCCGGCCGCCAGGGCGACCCCGGCCGCACCAAGTTCTATCTCTCCCTCGACGACGACCTGATGCGCATCTTCGGCTCGGATCGTCTCGAAGGCATGCTGCAGCGCCTCGGCCTCAAGGAAGGCGAGGCGATCATCCATCCGTGGATCAACAAGGCGCTCGAGAAGGCGCAGCAGAAGGTCGAAGCGCGCAACTTCGACATCCGCAAGAACCTCTTGAAATACGATGACGTGCAGAACGATCAGCGCAAGGTGATCTTCGAGCAGCGCATTGATCTGATGCGCGACCAGAACGTCAGCGAAACCGTCACCGATATGCGGCACACCCTGATCGAGGGGCTGGTTGCCAAGCACATTCCCGAACATGCCTACCCCGAGCAGTGGGACGTCTCTGGCCTGCGTGAGGAACTGCAGCGCGTGATCGGTCTCGACCTGCCGGTCGAGGACTGGGCGAAGGAAGAGGGCATTGCTGACGAGGAGATGTTGTCGCGTCTCCAGCAGCGCGTCGACGAGCACATGGCCGCGAAGTCCGCCCAGTGGGGCCCCGAGGTGATGCGCTACGTCGAGAAGACCATTCTTCTGCAGACGCTCGATCACCTGTGGCGCGAGCACCTCATCATGCTCGATCATTTGCGTCAGGTGATCGGCCTGCGTGGCTACGGCCAGCGTGATCCGTTGCAGGAATACAAGTCCGAAGCCTTCGAGCTGTTCGAATCGCTGATCTCGCATATGCGCGAGGCGGTGACAGCGCAGCTCATGCGGGTCGAGATCGTGCCGCCGGACGAGCAGCCGCCGATGCCTGCAATGGAGGCGCATAAGCTCGACCCCAACACGGGCGAGGATCAGGTTGCGCAGGCGCAGAGCGGTCTTGCACCGGTGGCACCCGCCAAGCGCGATCCTGCAAACCCTGCGACTTGGGGTAAGGTCGGGCGCAACGAGGATTGCCCCTGCGGTTCGGGCCGGAAGTTCAAGCACTGCCACGGCCGTTACGCTTGA
- a CDS encoding L,D-transpeptidase family protein → MISRPVIRALMVSAALATSVLLAGCNGDTLSRSAKANKPIPEKLLSDMEAKNMDKGSPMLVRLFKQEAELEVWKQDRSGRFALLKTYPICRWSGDLGPKIREGDRQAPEGFYSITPAQMNPASAYYLSFNMGYPNAYDRAWGRTGSQLMVHGDCSSRGCYAMTDEQISEIYSLGRESFFGGQTAFQVQAYPFRMTPQNMARHRDNPNMAFWRMLKEGNDIFEVTRTEPKVDVCEKKYVFDAEPVPGGRPLSFSPTGKCPAYQLNPAVAEALQEKDRTDRSKLAELISRGAPVAKSRAGIDGGMHPVFATKLPDAQSIAVSDVNDYAVSANAPAPGTIPSHVNPPKAPEGFVTASTSSSDSDTTPESDTTAPKTNIFSTLARKVGIGRDEPQPAPVRAAPTPKPAPKAKAVAKNTTVTSTPESKPTAPRIIPLSRTAQAGAAAKPDAPAFPTPPAAIAPASQQTIAGAQPAPSASFNSRWSSFQ, encoded by the coding sequence TTGATCAGTCGTCCCGTCATCCGCGCATTGATGGTCTCCGCCGCTCTCGCGACGAGCGTGCTTCTGGCCGGCTGCAATGGCGACACGCTCTCGCGCAGCGCCAAAGCCAACAAGCCGATTCCTGAAAAGCTTCTGTCCGATATGGAAGCGAAGAACATGGACAAGGGCTCACCGATGCTGGTGCGCCTGTTCAAGCAGGAAGCCGAACTCGAAGTCTGGAAGCAGGATCGCAGCGGGCGCTTCGCGCTTCTCAAGACCTATCCGATCTGTCGCTGGTCGGGCGATCTCGGGCCAAAAATTCGCGAAGGCGACCGTCAGGCGCCGGAGGGCTTCTACTCGATCACGCCCGCGCAGATGAACCCGGCCTCTGCCTACTATCTCTCCTTCAACATGGGCTATCCGAACGCCTATGACCGCGCCTGGGGCCGAACCGGCTCGCAGCTCATGGTCCACGGCGATTGCTCCTCACGCGGCTGCTATGCGATGACCGACGAGCAGATTTCGGAAATCTATTCGCTCGGCCGCGAATCGTTCTTCGGCGGGCAGACCGCTTTCCAGGTGCAGGCCTATCCGTTCCGGATGACGCCGCAGAACATGGCGCGCCATCGCGACAACCCGAACATGGCATTCTGGCGGATGCTCAAGGAAGGCAACGACATCTTCGAGGTGACGCGGACCGAGCCGAAGGTCGACGTCTGCGAGAAGAAGTACGTCTTCGACGCCGAGCCGGTTCCGGGCGGCAGGCCGCTGTCGTTCAGCCCCACCGGCAAGTGCCCGGCCTATCAGCTTAACCCCGCCGTCGCCGAAGCTCTGCAGGAGAAGGATCGCACCGACCGCTCCAAGCTCGCCGAGTTGATCTCCCGCGGTGCGCCGGTTGCGAAGTCGCGCGCCGGCATCGATGGCGGCATGCATCCGGTGTTCGCCACCAAGCTGCCGGATGCGCAGTCGATCGCGGTGAGCGACGTCAACGACTATGCCGTATCGGCGAACGCACCCGCGCCGGGCACGATCCCCTCTCACGTCAACCCGCCGAAGGCTCCGGAAGGTTTTGTCACGGCAAGCACGTCGTCGTCCGATTCCGACACGACGCCGGAAAGCGATACCACGGCACCGAAGACCAACATCTTCTCGACGCTCGCCCGCAAGGTCGGCATCGGCCGCGACGAGCCGCAGCCCGCTCCAGTGCGCGCTGCGCCGACACCGAAGCCCGCACCCAAGGCCAAGGCTGTCGCAAAGAACACCACCGTGACATCCACGCCGGAATCGAAACCGACCGCACCGCGGATCATCCCGCTGAGCCGCACGGCGCAGGCAGGGGCTGCCGCCAAGCCTGACGCGCCCGCATTCCCGACGCCGCCCGCCGCGATCGCTCCGGCGTCGCAGCAGACTATTGCCGGCGCACAGCCCGCCCCGTCGGCATCCTTCAACAGCCGCTGGTCGAGCTTCCAGTAA
- a CDS encoding acetyl-CoA carboxylase carboxyltransferase subunit alpha — translation MADPIRSYLDFEKPVAELDSKIDELRALAANGSDISEEISRIEDKAKAALHELYANLTPWQKTQVARHPQRPHCIDYIAGLITEFTPLAGDRKFSDDDAMIGGFGRFRGESVCIIGQEKGSTTESRLKHNFGMARPEGYRKAVRLMDMADRFGIRILSLVDTAGAYPGIGAEERGQAEAIARSTEACLNLTVPNVAVILGEGGSGGAIAIATANRVMMLEHAVYSVISPEGAASILWRDATKAQEAATNLKVTAQDLARFGIIDTVLKEPPGGAHRDPADMIARTGDAIAQAFSDLAPLDPKTVRTQRRQKFLDIGRRLG, via the coding sequence ATGGCCGATCCGATCCGCAGCTATCTCGACTTCGAAAAACCTGTCGCCGAACTCGATTCGAAGATCGACGAATTGCGTGCCCTCGCTGCGAACGGCAGCGACATCAGCGAGGAAATCTCGCGGATCGAGGACAAGGCAAAGGCCGCGCTGCACGAGCTCTACGCCAACCTCACGCCGTGGCAGAAAACGCAGGTCGCGCGCCATCCGCAGCGGCCGCATTGCATCGATTATATCGCGGGCCTCATCACCGAATTCACCCCGCTCGCGGGCGACCGCAAGTTCAGCGACGACGACGCGATGATTGGTGGCTTCGGCCGTTTCCGCGGCGAAAGCGTTTGCATCATCGGGCAGGAAAAGGGCTCCACCACCGAGAGCCGTCTCAAGCATAATTTCGGCATGGCGCGCCCGGAAGGCTACCGCAAGGCCGTGCGCCTGATGGACATGGCCGATCGTTTCGGCATTCGCATTCTGTCGCTCGTCGACACCGCGGGCGCCTATCCCGGCATCGGCGCGGAAGAGCGTGGCCAAGCCGAAGCCATCGCGCGTTCGACGGAGGCGTGCCTCAACCTTACGGTGCCGAACGTCGCCGTCATTCTCGGCGAGGGCGGCTCGGGCGGCGCGATCGCGATTGCCACCGCGAATCGCGTCATGATGCTCGAGCACGCGGTCTACAGCGTGATCTCACCGGAAGGCGCGGCCTCGATCCTGTGGCGCGACGCCACCAAGGCGCAAGAAGCCGCAACCAACCTCAAGGTCACCGCGCAGGACCTCGCGCGGTTCGGCATCATCGACACCGTCCTCAAGGAACCGCCGGGCGGCGCCCATCGCGACCCCGCCGACATGATCGCGCGGACAGGCGATGCCATCGCACAGGCGTTCAGCGACCTCGCACCGCTCGATCCCAAAACCGTCCGCACCCAGCGGCGGCAAAAGTTCCTCGATATCGGTCGCCGTCTCGGCTGA
- the xerD gene encoding site-specific tyrosine recombinase XerD, with product MAASSDATTIELFLDMLAAEQGAGDNTLNAYRSDLEDLSAFLAHAKTDFARADTQALRDYLADLDRRGFKSSSVARRLSSTRHLFRFLLNERKRSDDPAAILAGPKRGRPLPKVLSIADVDRLLGKAREFADQEQAPLQKLRAMRLWCLLEVLYATGLRVSELVALPLSAAKRDARMIVVRGKGDKERLVPLNQSSREAMTAYLAATEAAKTDKTKSEPRSKWLFPSSGESGHLTRQHFARDLKELAMAAAISPRLISPHVLRHAFASHLLHNGADLRIVQTLLGHTDISTTQIYTHVVEERLKSLVRDLHPLAEK from the coding sequence ATGGCCGCATCCTCCGACGCAACCACGATCGAGCTGTTTCTCGACATGCTCGCCGCCGAACAGGGTGCCGGCGACAACACGCTCAACGCCTATCGCAGCGACCTCGAGGATCTGTCTGCTTTTCTCGCACACGCCAAGACAGACTTTGCGCGCGCCGACACGCAGGCGCTGCGCGACTATCTCGCCGATCTCGACCGGCGCGGCTTCAAATCCTCCAGCGTTGCGCGGCGGCTATCATCGACGCGGCACCTGTTCCGCTTTCTCCTGAACGAGCGCAAGCGCAGCGACGATCCTGCTGCGATTCTCGCAGGTCCGAAACGCGGCCGCCCTTTGCCCAAGGTGTTGTCGATTGCCGACGTCGATCGCCTGCTCGGCAAGGCGCGCGAGTTCGCCGATCAGGAGCAGGCACCACTGCAAAAGCTGCGCGCGATGCGGCTGTGGTGCCTGCTCGAAGTGCTGTATGCAACCGGCCTGCGCGTCTCCGAACTGGTGGCGCTGCCGCTCTCGGCGGCCAAGCGCGATGCACGCATGATCGTGGTGCGCGGCAAGGGCGACAAGGAGCGTCTCGTTCCGCTCAATCAAAGTTCGCGCGAGGCGATGACCGCCTATCTCGCCGCAACTGAAGCCGCCAAAACCGACAAGACGAAATCCGAACCGCGCTCGAAATGGCTGTTTCCCTCGTCAGGCGAGAGTGGCCATCTGACGCGGCAGCATTTTGCCCGCGACCTCAAGGAACTGGCGATGGCAGCCGCCATCTCGCCGCGCCTCATCAGCCCGCATGTGCTGCGCCATGCCTTCGCAAGCCATCTGCTGCATAACGGCGCGGACCTGCGCATCGTGCAGACGCTGCTCGGCCACACCGATATCTCGACGACGCAGATCTATACCCATGTCGTCGAGGAGCGCTTAAAGAGCCTGGTGCGCGACCTGCACCCGCTCGCCGAAAAATAA
- a CDS encoding shikimate kinase — translation MPENLARQGVIQNQTADILAALGTRAIVLVGMMGSGKSTVGRRLAARLRLPFVDADQEIETRHGGMTITEIFATHGEPYFREGEAKVISALLDGGAQVLATGGGAFVRDDTRERIRSKAVSIWLKADGATVLRRVKRRSDRPLLQTEDPAATIERLIAAREPFYSLADLTIVSRDVPHERIVDECIEALHGFLCAAAPVAFANKT, via the coding sequence ATGCCCGAAAACCTTGCCCGGCAAGGTGTTATCCAGAACCAGACTGCCGACATCCTCGCGGCGCTCGGGACGCGGGCGATCGTGCTCGTCGGCATGATGGGCTCCGGAAAGTCGACCGTGGGCCGGCGGCTTGCGGCGCGGCTGCGGCTGCCGTTCGTCGATGCCGATCAGGAAATCGAGACGCGCCACGGCGGCATGACCATCACCGAGATTTTCGCGACCCATGGCGAGCCGTATTTCCGTGAGGGCGAAGCCAAGGTGATCTCGGCGCTGCTCGATGGCGGCGCGCAGGTGCTCGCGACCGGCGGCGGCGCGTTCGTGCGCGACGATACCCGCGAGCGTATCCGTTCCAAGGCGGTGTCGATCTGGCTGAAGGCGGACGGCGCGACCGTGCTGCGCCGGGTCAAGCGGCGTTCCGATCGCCCCTTGCTGCAGACCGAAGACCCGGCGGCGACGATCGAACGTCTGATTGCCGCGCGTGAGCCGTTCTACAGCCTCGCCGACCTCACTATCGTGTCCCGCGACGTGCCACATGAGCGCATCGTCGATGAATGTATCGAGGCGCTGCATGGATTTTTATGCGCCGCCGCGCCTGTCGCTTTCGCAAACAAGACCTAA
- the aroB gene encoding 3-dehydroquinate synthase, which produces MPAAAETKPQPDAPTMLEVGLGARSYPIAIGRGLLSSLGARIKALRPNARVAVVTDRTVARHWLQPAMAALDAGGVAAAEPIIVEDGEGSKSYGVLEEVSEALIAAKIERNDLVVALGGGVVGDLAGFASAIVRRGVDFVQVPTSLLAQVDSSVGGKTGINSPKGKNLIGAFHQPILVLADTAVLDTLSPRQFRAGYAEVAKYGLLGDLSFFEWLEKNHQGIFAGNAAREHAVATSCQAKAGIVARDEYETGERALLNLGHTFGHALEAATGFSDRLFHGEGVAIGMTLAAEFSARRGMISQDDVARVQAHLVSAGLPTRLQDIAGFTQEGVGDADSLLALMFQDKKVKRGRLTFILLEKLGRAVIVNDVDPATVRDFLSEKLSQKPN; this is translated from the coding sequence ATGCCAGCCGCCGCTGAAACCAAGCCTCAACCCGACGCCCCGACGATGCTCGAGGTGGGCCTTGGCGCGCGCTCCTATCCGATTGCCATCGGCCGCGGGCTGTTGTCCTCGCTCGGTGCGCGCATCAAGGCGCTGCGGCCGAACGCGCGGGTGGCTGTCGTCACCGACCGCACCGTGGCGCGGCATTGGCTGCAGCCTGCGATGGCGGCGCTTGATGCCGGCGGCGTTGCCGCGGCCGAGCCGATCATCGTCGAGGATGGCGAAGGCTCGAAAAGCTACGGCGTGCTCGAAGAGGTCAGCGAAGCGCTGATCGCGGCGAAGATCGAACGCAACGATCTCGTGGTCGCGCTGGGCGGCGGGGTCGTTGGCGATCTCGCCGGCTTTGCGAGCGCGATCGTGCGCCGTGGCGTGGATTTCGTGCAGGTGCCGACCTCGCTGCTGGCGCAAGTCGATTCTTCCGTCGGTGGCAAGACCGGTATCAACTCGCCGAAGGGCAAGAATCTGATTGGCGCGTTCCACCAGCCGATTCTGGTGCTTGCCGACACGGCCGTGCTCGACACGCTGTCGCCGCGCCAGTTTCGCGCGGGCTACGCGGAGGTCGCGAAATACGGCCTGCTCGGCGATCTGTCGTTCTTCGAGTGGCTGGAAAAAAATCATCAGGGCATTTTTGCCGGCAACGCCGCGCGCGAACATGCGGTCGCCACAAGCTGTCAGGCCAAGGCGGGCATCGTCGCGCGCGACGAGTATGAGACCGGCGAGCGCGCGCTTCTCAATCTCGGCCACACCTTCGGGCATGCGCTGGAAGCCGCGACCGGATTTTCCGATCGGCTGTTTCACGGCGAGGGTGTCGCCATCGGCATGACGCTCGCCGCGGAGTTCTCCGCGCGGCGCGGAATGATTTCGCAGGATGATGTGGCGCGGGTGCAGGCGCATCTCGTGTCCGCCGGTCTGCCGACGCGGCTGCAGGACATCGCGGGCTTCACGCAGGAAGGCGTGGGCGACGCGGATTCGCTGCTGGCGCTGATGTTTCAGGACAAGAAGGTGAAACGCGGCAGGCTCACCTTCATTCTTCTCGAAAAGCTCGGCCGTGCGGTGATCGTCAATGATGTCGATCCCGCGACGGTACGCGATTTCCTGAGCGAGAAACTGTCGCAGAAACCCAACTGA
- a CDS encoding HlyC/CorC family transporter, which produces MDWLTFSIVVACLVVSAFFSASETALTGSSRANMLRLKTQGNAQASIVTRLLETRERMIGALLVGNNLANIGASALATGVLTAWFGDVGVLYATAVMSVLVIVFAEVLPKTVAINAPDRISLLVARPMRWVLVVLSPILTVIDVVVRLLLKLLHIPLGTKQNLLSPYERLRGAVDLMHHEGGVEKLDRDMLGGLLDLKDLDVSDVMVHRTEMVMINADLPTEELVREVLATEYTRIPLWREKPENIIGVLHAKDLLRAIRASEGDISKIDVNAIVLPPWFVPEMRPLSEQLKAFRRRKTHFALVVDEYGEVEGLVTLEDILEEIVGDISDEHDVVVAGVRVQPDGSVIVDGTVPIRDLNRAMDWKLPDEEATTIAGLVIHEARSIPDRGQVFTFHGFRFRVLRRERNRITALRIFPLPPAAEEALPRRAGRAFSFF; this is translated from the coding sequence ATGGATTGGCTTACTTTTTCGATCGTAGTTGCCTGCCTCGTGGTCTCGGCCTTCTTCTCGGCCAGCGAGACCGCGCTCACCGGTTCGTCGCGCGCGAACATGTTGCGGCTGAAGACGCAGGGCAACGCTCAGGCGAGCATCGTCACCCGGCTTCTGGAAACGCGCGAGCGCATGATCGGTGCGCTTCTGGTCGGCAATAACCTCGCCAATATCGGCGCATCGGCGCTTGCGACCGGTGTGCTCACAGCCTGGTTCGGTGATGTTGGCGTTCTCTATGCCACGGCGGTGATGTCGGTGCTCGTCATCGTGTTCGCCGAGGTGCTGCCGAAGACGGTCGCGATCAACGCGCCGGATCGTATTTCGCTTCTGGTCGCGCGCCCGATGCGGTGGGTTCTCGTGGTCTTGAGCCCGATCCTCACCGTGATCGATGTGGTGGTGCGACTTCTGCTGAAGCTTCTTCATATTCCGCTTGGCACCAAGCAGAACCTGCTGTCGCCGTACGAGCGGCTGCGCGGTGCGGTCGATCTTATGCATCATGAGGGGGGTGTGGAGAAGCTCGACCGCGACATGCTGGGGGGTCTTCTCGACCTCAAGGACCTCGACGTCTCCGACGTCATGGTCCACCGCACCGAAATGGTGATGATCAACGCTGATCTGCCGACGGAAGAGCTCGTGCGCGAGGTGCTTGCCACGGAATACACGCGTATTCCGCTGTGGCGCGAGAAGCCGGAAAACATCATCGGCGTGCTGCACGCCAAGGATTTGCTGCGCGCGATCCGCGCGAGCGAGGGCGACATCTCGAAGATCGACGTCAACGCGATCGTGCTGCCGCCGTGGTTCGTGCCGGAAATGCGCCCGCTGTCCGAACAGCTCAAGGCGTTCCGCCGCCGCAAGACGCATTTCGCGCTGGTGGTGGACGAATACGGCGAGGTGGAAGGCCTCGTCACGCTGGAGGACATTCTGGAGGAGATCGTCGGCGACATCTCCGACGAGCATGACGTTGTCGTCGCAGGCGTGCGCGTTCAGCCGGATGGTTCGGTGATCGTCGACGGCACGGTGCCGATTCGCGACCTCAACCGCGCGATGGACTGGAAATTGCCTGACGAGGAAGCAACGACGATTGCTGGCCTTGTGATTCACGAGGCACGTTCGATTCCCGATCGCGGCCAGGTTTTCACCTTCCACGGCTTCCGTTTCCGCGTGCTTCGCCGCGAGCGCAACCGCATCACGGCGTTGCGGATTTTCCCGCTTCCGCCAGCGGCGGAAGAAGCGTTGCCGCGCCGTGCGGGCCGGGCATTCAGCTTTTTCTAG
- a CDS encoding BolA family protein yields MTARDTIEKKLTDALHPESISVIDESHLHEGHAGHRPGGETHFRIHIVARAFEGKSRIERHRMVNALLAESFAGGLHALALKAQAPGE; encoded by the coding sequence ATGACCGCCAGAGACACCATTGAGAAAAAGCTGACCGACGCACTCCATCCGGAGAGCATCAGCGTCATCGACGAATCGCATCTGCACGAAGGGCACGCCGGACATCGACCCGGCGGCGAGACTCATTTCCGCATCCATATCGTGGCGCGCGCCTTCGAAGGGAAGAGCCGGATCGAGCGGCACCGGATGGTGAATGCTCTGCTCGCGGAAAGCTTCGCCGGCGGCCTTCATGCCCTCGCCTTGAAGGCGCAAGCGCCCGGCGAATAA
- a CDS encoding J domain-containing protein, with amino-acid sequence MSFDSNKYFDKIRIKPAAKGKPRVKEEAVMCEWPDCKNVAPHRAPKGRGREREYWHFCLNHVREYNQSYNFFSGMSDEAVARYQKDAQTGHRPTWKMGANTGPKGKGKPGVEDEFEGALDPFAMFQEMNGRGRWRPGPDTSTKTKTETRKVFNAERRALEVMGLGTDATLETVKAKYKLLVKQHHPDANGGDRSTEDRLIEIIKAYNYLKTVVRS; translated from the coding sequence ATGTCCTTCGATTCCAACAAATACTTCGACAAGATTCGCATCAAGCCTGCCGCGAAGGGGAAGCCCCGCGTCAAGGAAGAAGCAGTGATGTGCGAATGGCCGGATTGCAAGAACGTCGCGCCGCATCGCGCGCCGAAGGGGCGTGGCCGCGAGCGGGAGTATTGGCATTTTTGTCTCAACCATGTCCGCGAATACAACCAGTCCTATAATTTCTTCTCGGGCATGAGTGACGAGGCGGTCGCGCGCTACCAGAAGGATGCGCAGACCGGCCATCGCCCGACCTGGAAAATGGGTGCGAACACCGGCCCCAAGGGGAAGGGTAAGCCCGGTGTCGAGGATGAGTTCGAGGGCGCGCTCGATCCGTTCGCGATGTTCCAGGAAATGAACGGCCGTGGCCGCTGGCGCCCGGGACCTGACACCAGCACCAAGACGAAGACCGAGACGCGAAAGGTCTTCAACGCCGAGCGCCGGGCGCTCGAGGTGATGGGCCTCGGCACCGACGCCACGCTCGAGACGGTGAAGGCGAAATACAAGCTTCTGGTGAAGCAGCATCATCCCGATGCCAATGGCGGCGACCGTTCGACCGAGGATCGGCTGATCGAGATCATCAAGGCCTACAATTATCTGAAGACCGTGGTGCGGTCGTAG